The genomic window GGCTCGAGCTCGTCGACCTCGCCGGGCGGCGCGTGCTGGTGCGCGACGTGAGCGGCGCGGGCTCGCACGTCGAGCGCCTGGCCGGATCGGAGCCGCTGGCGCCCGGGGTCTACCTCGTGCGTCTGATCGATGCGGGCCAGACGCGCGCGGCGCGTGCGGTCGTGCTCCACTAGCGCGCGCTCAGAAGGTCATCGCGGCGCCGAGCGCCACGGTCCACTGATCGCCGTGCCCGTCGTAGACATCCAGCGTCGAGTGGTCGTAGCGCAGCTCGGGCCGGATCAGCGCGGAGGGAATCCCGCGGATGATCGCGGTGGTGGTAATCGACACGACCGTCTGGCCGGCGTTGGCGGGAAACCCTGTCACGCCCGAAGTACGAACGCCGTCGGCGTCGTCGAGTACGTCGCCGCGCAACGCGAGGTCGAGGCCGGAGCGAAGCGGAAACTGAATCCAGAGTCCGGCCGCCTGCCAATCCGCGTCGAGCGCCTCTTCACGACCGGCGTCGAGCTGGAGGGTTCCCTGGATCGAACCCAGGCGCCCGTTGGCCAACACCTCCAGGCCCGAGCGCAGCCCGCCGACGCTGTCCGGAAGCTCGGAGCCCGAGTAGCCGAGCAGCGCCACGCCCCGGGTCCCGTCGCTCCAGCCCAGCCGCCCGAACACGGTCTTGTGCTTGTTGTTGTCCGTGACCACGTCCCAGCCGTTGGTGACCCGGGCCCGAGCCGACCACCGGCTGGTGCCGGTCCAGGCGACATCGAGACCCAGGTCGGTGAAGTTCTCGATGTAGATGAACTGAGATCCGACCGACAGGTTGGGGTTGCCGACGCTCTCGATTCCTTCGTACCCGAGCATCGTCGCCATCTTTCCGGCCGACACCTGCAACGACTGGGCCGGGAGGCCGACCACCAGATAGGCCTTGACCAGGTCCTCCTCGGGTCCGACGTCGAGCCCGGCGGCGTGGATGGTTGCCGCGTGGTTCCCGACCATGGCCTCGACCAGGAAGCCGGTGCCGGGCCGATCCGTGGGCACCGCCCGCTGAAGCGTGAGCGCGGCGGCATCCAGCAGGAACTCGTCGTTCCGCGGGAGATACAGGTTGCCTACGATCGCGCCGTCCAGATCCTGTGTGCCGTGCGCGAAGGAAGCCTGCACGAATCCGCTGGCCTGCAGGGGGCTGGTGGAAGTCTGAGCCTGAAGGGGGGAGGCGCAGAGGATCAGCGCCATGGTGGGCCACATTCTGCGAAGAGTCATCGCGAAGCCTCACTTGTCGCGTCGAGCGCGAGATTCAGTTCCAATACGTTCACCACCGGCTCACCAATCACGCCCCACAGGCGCTTCGTCGTGTGGCGGGCCACCAGCGACTCGACCTGATCGCGCGAGAGCCCGCGCGCTTTCGCGACGCGCGCGACCTGATACTCGGCGGCGGCCGGACTGATGTGCGGATCGAGGCCACTGCCCGAGGCGGTGACCAGATCGACGGGCACCGGCAGCTTCGCGTCCGGATCGGCCGCACGCAGCGAGTCGATGCGGGCCTTCACCGCGTCGAACAACGCGGGGTTGAGGGGGCCGTAGTTCGAGCCCGACGAAGCGCCGGCGTTGTAGGCGGGCGAGGTCGCCGAGAGCCGGCTCCAGAAGTAACGCGGCTGGTCGAAGGACTGACCGATCCACGAAGAGCCCACGATCCGGCCGCCGCGGACGATCAGGCTGCCGTTGGCCTGATGCGGAAAGAGCGCCTGGGCGAGGCCGGTGACCGCCAGCGGGTAGAGCACGCCGGTGATCAGGCTCAGTACCAGCACCATCAGGATCGCGGGACGGAGTTCGGAACGCATGGCTTCCTCTCAGGTAAGTCGCAGGGCGACCAGCAGCATGTCGATCAGCTTGATGCCGATGAACGGCACGATCAGTCCGCCCACGCCATAGATCAGCAGGTTCAGTTGCAGCACCGCCGAGGCGCCGAGCGGCCGGTAGCGCACGCCGCGCAGGGCCAGCGGAATCAACGCGACGATGATGAGCGCGTTGAAGATGACCGCCGATAGGATGGCGCTCTGCGGGGTGGCCAGGTGCATGATGTTCAGGGCGCCGAGCGACGGGTAGGTGGCCGCGAATGCCGCCGGGATGATCGCGAAGTACTTGGCCACGTCGTTGGTGATGCTGAACGTGGTCAAGGCGCCGCGCGTCATCAGCAGCTGTTTGCCGGTCTCGACGATCTCGATCAGCTTGGTCGGGTTCGAGTCGAGATCCACCATGTTGCCGGCTTCCTTCGCGGCCTGAGTGCCGGTGTTCATGGCCACCGCCACATCGGCCTGCGCCAGCGCCGGCGCGTCGTTGGTGCCGTCGCCGGTCATGGCGACCAGCTTGCCGCCCTCCTGGTGCTTCCGGATCAGGCGCAGCTTGGCCTCGGGAGTGGCCTCGGCCAGGAAGTCGTCGACGCCGGCCTCGGCGGCGATCGCGGCTGCGGTGAGCGGGTTGTCGCCCGTGATCATCACCGTGGAGATGCCCATCTTGCGAAGCTGGGCGAAGCGATCGCGGATGCCGCCCTTGACCACGTCCTTGAGCCGGATCACTCCCAGCACTCGCGAGCCTTCGGCGACCACCAGCGGAGTCGCGCCCTCTCGTGCGACGGTCTCCACCACGTTCCGCACCGCCACCGGGAACTCGCCGCCCTTGCCGGCCACCCACGATTGAACCGCCTCGGCCGAGCCCTTGCGGATCGCGCGGCCGTCGAGGTCGACGCCGCTCATGCGCGTCTGCGCGGTGAACGGTACGAACACCGCGTGCGTCGCCTGCAGTTCGCGCTCTCGCAGGCCGTAGCGCTCCTTGGCCAGCACCACGATGCTGCGGCCCTCGGGGGTCTCGTCCGACAGCGAGGCCAGCTGCGCGGCGTCGGCCAGTTGCTCGTGCGTCACTCCGTCGGACGGGATGAGTTCGGTCGCCTGACGGTTGCCCAGCGTGATGGTGCCGGTCTTGTCGAGCAACAGCACGTCCACGTCGCCGGCCGCTTCCACGGCGCGACCCGACATCGCCATGACGTTGGCCCGAAGCAGCCGGTCCATTCCGGCGATGCCGATCGCCGAGAGCAGGCCGCCGATCGTGGTGGGGATCAGGCAGACCAGCAGCGCGACCAGCACCGTCACGCTGACCACCGTGCCGCCGCCGCCGGACTTCACCGCGTACAGCGAGAACGGGAGAAGCGTCGCGGTTGCGAACAGGAACACCAGCGTGAGCGCCACCAACAAGATGGCCAGCGCGATCTCGTTTGGCGTCTTCTGCCGCCGCGCGCCTTCGACCATCTCGATCATGCGATCGAGGAACGTCTCGCCCGGATCCGCCGTGACGCGCACCACCAGCCAGTCCGAGAGCACCCTGGTGCCGCCCGTCACCGCGCTGCGGTCGCCGCCGCTTTCGCGGATCACCGGCGCGCTTTCGCCGGTGATTGCGCTCTCGTCCACCGACGCCACGCCCTCGATGACATCACCGTCACACGGAATCACGTCGCCAGCGGCGACCACGACGGTATCGCCGCGCCGCAGCGTGGGCGCAGGCACCACGGTGATCGACATGCGATCCGCGGGATCCAACAGCTTCTTGGCCATGAGATCGGTGCGCGCGCGGCGCATGCTCTCGGCCTGAGCTTTGCCACGGCCTTCGGCCATCGCCTCGGCGAAATTGGCGAACAGCAGGGTGAACCACAGCCAGGCGGCGACACCCAGGATGAATCCGGCCGGCGCCTCGCCGTGGCCGCTCAGGGCCTGCGCGCCGAGCACGGTGGTGAGCACGCTGACCACGAAGACCACGAACATCACCGGGTTGCGCACCTGCTGGCGCGGGTCGAGCTTCAGGATCGCGTCGAGGGTCGCCCTTTGGATGATCGCCCTCTCGAACGTCGGGCGCTTGCGTGACGACGAAGTCATGGCCGACCTCCGACCATCACCAGGTGCTCGACGATCGGGCCGAGCGCCAGCGCGGGAAAGAAGGTGAGCGCGCCGACCACCAGCACGGTCCCGATCAGCAGCACCACGAACAGCGGCGTGTGGGTGGGCAGAGTGCCCGCGCCCGCAGGCACCGATTTCTTCGCGGCCAGCGAGCCCGCGATCGCGAGCGCCGGGATCTTCAGCCAGAAGCGGCCAACAAACATCGCGATTCCGAGCATGCCGTTGTACCAGGGTGTGTTGGCATTGAGTCCGGCGAAAGCGCTGCCGTTGTTGTTGGCCGACGACGAGAACGCGTAGAGCACCTCGCTGAACCCGTGGATACCGGGGTTGAAGATGGTCTTGAGCCCGGCCGGGGCCACCACCGAGATCGCGGTGCCGACCAGCACCACCGCGGGCGGCAGCAGCACCATGAGCGAGGCCATCTTCATTTCGTACGACTGGATCTTCTTGCCGATGTACTCGGGGGTGCGGCCGACCATCAGTCCGGCCACGAATACGGCGATGATCGCGAACGCCAGCATGCCGTAGAGCCCTGAGCCGACCCCGCCGTAGATCACCTCGCCGAGCTGAATGAGCCACATGGGAATCATGCCGCCGAGCGGCGTGAATGAGTCGTGCATGGAATTGACCGAACCGTTCGATGCGCACGTGGTGGTCACGGCCCAGAGGGACGAGAGCCCGATGCCGAAGCGCGCCTCCTTGCCCTCCATGTTGCCGCCGGGCTGAGTCAGGCTCGCCACCTGATCGGCGCCCAGGGGGGTGAGACGCGGGTTGCCGGCCTGCTCGGACCACTGAGCGATCACCAGGCACGCCACCATCACCGCCGTCATCGCGGCCAGCACCGCCCAGCCCTGGCGAGTGTCCCTGACCATGCGGCCGAACGAGTAACAGAGCGCGCCGGAAATCAGGAGTATCGCGAGCAGCTCCAGGAAGCACGAGAGTGGCGTCGAGTTCTCGAACGGGTGCGCGGAATTGGCGTTGAAGAACCCGCCGCCGTTGGTGCCCAGCTGTTTGATAGCGATCTGCGAGGCCGCCGGCCCGAGAGCGAGGATCTGGTCGGTGATCGGCTTGCCGTCAGGGCCCGCCACCGGTTCCACGACGTGCGCGGTCACATAGGGAGCGAACGTCTGCACCACACCCTGCGAAACCAGCGCCAGCGCGAGAACGAACGACAGAGGGAGCAGAATGTAGAGCGTGGTGCGCACCAGATCGGCCCAGAAGTTTCCGATCGTGGCCGAGGAATGGCGCGCGAAGCCGCGCACAAAGGCGGCCAGCACCGCGATGCCGCTCGCCGCCGAAACGAAGTTCTGCACTCCGAGCCCCAGCATCTGGGTCAGGTAACTCATCGTGGTTTCGCCCGCGTAGCCCTGCCAGTTGGTGTTGGTGGCGAAACTCACCGCGGTATTGAACGCCGAATCAGGCGTGACCGCGGCAAGATGCTGGGGATTGAGCGGCAGAAGATGCTGGAGCCGCTGCAGGGCGTAGACCACGAGCAGCCCCGCGAAATTGAAGAACAGCACGGCCCCGGCGTAGCGCTTCCAGCCCATCTCGGCGGACGGATTCACACCGGTCAGGCGGTAGCACAAACGCTCGAGAGGACCCAGCACCGGCGAGAGCCAGGTGCGATGCCCCTCGAGCACGCGGGCCATGAACAGGCCCAGGGGCTTGGCCGCGAGCAGCAGGACGACCACATAAGCCACGAGCTCGATCAGAACGGGAGACATGCTAGAAGCGCTCCGGGCGGAACAGGGCGTAGGCGAGGTACAAGAACAGCAGAAGCGCGATCACGAACGCGATGACGTAGAGCAGGTTCACGACGCATCCCTCGAGCGATCGCACAATTCGAGCAATCCGAAGGTCGCGAGCGCCAGCACCAGCACGAGCAGCAGCCAGGTCAGGTCCATTCCGTTTCTCCTCCTGCGGCGAATTAGACGTCAGGAGCGGATCAGGCGGGTGTAGGGAGGCGCCGGCAGCGTATCAAGATTCCATTAGGATTCATGGGGCCGGGCCGCGCGCATTGGAGGTGGCGGCGAATCGCTTCTAGGATGGCCACTCCCCGGTGCCCGAGCGCCGGGCAGGAGGCCCGCGTTGAACCGACCGTCGCGACCTGATCCCGACATCCTGCTGAAACGGCTCCACCATGAGGAGCACCTCGCCAGGCGCGCCAAGCTCAAGATCTTCTTCGGCGCCTCGGCCGGCGTGGGAAAGACGTTCGCCATGCTGGTCGAGGCCCATGAGCGGAAGCGCTCGGGCACGGACGTGGTGGTCGGCCTGGTCGAGACCCACGGCCGGCGAGAAACCGAAGCCTTGCTCGACGGCCTCGACGTAGTACCGCGCCTCGACCTCGACTACCGCGGGACGCGGTTGACGGAATTCGATCTCGACGGCGCGCTGCGCCGCCGGCCCGCCCTGCTGCTCGTGGACGAACTGGCGCACACCAACGCCCCGGGTTCGCGACATGCCCGGCGGTGGCAGGACGTGCTCGAGCTGCTGGACGCCGGCATCGAGGTCTACACGACGCTCAACGTCCAGCACGTCGAGAGTTTGAACGACGTGGTGGCCCAGATCACCGGCATCACCGTGCGGGAAACCGTCCCCGATTCGGTGATCGATCGCGCCGACGAAATCGAGCTGGTGGATCTGCCGCCCGACGATCTGCTGCAGCGCCTGCGCGAGGGCAAGGTCTACGTGCCCGATCAGGCGGCGCGCGCCACCGAGAGTTTCTTCCGCAAGGGCAACCTGATCGCGTTACGCGAGCTGGCGCTTCGCCAGACCGCGCAACGCGTGGACGCGCAGATGGAGTCGTACCGCCTCGCCCAGGGAATCGCCGAACCCTGGCCGGTGCGCGAGCGCATCCTGGTGTGCATCGGCAATCCCGAGAGCGGGGTGCGCCTGGTGCGTTCGGTGCGGCGGATGGCAGCGGCGCTCAAGGCCGAGTGGATCGCCGTGCACGTCGAGACACCGGGCCAGGTCGGCGCGGCGCAGATGGTCCGCGATCACATCATCGACGTCATGGGACTGGCCGAGGATCTCGGCGCCGAGACCAACGTGCTCACCGGACTTCGCGTCAGCGACGAGATCCTCGCGTTTGCCCGGGTGCGTAACGTCTCGCGCATCGTGGTCGGCAAGCCCAGCCGCCCGCGCTGGCAGGAGCTGCTGTTCGGCTCGCTGGTCAATACGCTGGTCCGCGACAGCGGCGACGTCGACGTGTACGTCATGCGTGGCGAGGAAGACGAGACCGAGCCCGCCCTCGAGCCGCGGCCCCCGCGGCCGATCCGCTGGCGCGGCTACGCCGGCAGCATCCCGATCGCGCTGGCCTTCACGCTGGTGGCATTCGCGATGTACGGACATTTCGACCTGTCGAACATCGCCATGGTCTATCTGCTCGGCGTGGTGGTGGCGGCGGCGGCTTTCGGTCGCGGGCCGGCGTTCGTGACCGCGTTGCTCAGTGTCGGGCTGTTCGATTTTCTATTCGTGCCCCCGCGTTACACGTTCGCGGTGCACGACACCGAGTACATCATCACCTTCGGTGTGATGCTGGTGGTGGGGGCGGTGATCGGGTCGCTCACCGCGCGCAAGCGCGAACAGACCGAAGCCGACCGTCAGCTCGAGGGTCGCTCGTCCGCTCTCTACCATTTGAGCCGCGAGCTCGCGGCGCGTCGCGGGGTGGCCGACCTGATGCAGACCGCGGTGTCCCACGTCTCGCAGGTGTTCGACTCGCGGGTGGCCATCCTGCTCCCGGGCCCGCACGATCGCGTCGAGGTCGGCGCCGGCGACCGCACATTGTTCGGCAATGTCGACCACGAGCGCGGTGTCGCCCAATGGGCGTTCGACCACGCCCAGCCGGCCGGGCTCGGCACGCCGACGCTGCCGGGGTCGGCGGCGCTGCATCTCCCGCTGATCGGCTCCGAGGCGCCGGTGGGAATCCTGGCGGTGCGGCCGGCGGACCCGCAGCGACTGCGG from Candidatus Sulfotelmatobacter sp. includes these protein-coding regions:
- a CDS encoding outer membrane beta-barrel protein yields the protein MTLRRMWPTMALILCASPLQAQTSTSPLQASGFVQASFAHGTQDLDGAIVGNLYLPRNDEFLLDAAALTLQRAVPTDRPGTGFLVEAMVGNHAATIHAAGLDVGPEEDLVKAYLVVGLPAQSLQVSAGKMATMLGYEGIESVGNPNLSVGSQFIYIENFTDLGLDVAWTGTSRWSARARVTNGWDVVTDNNKHKTVFGRLGWSDGTRGVALLGYSGSELPDSVGGLRSGLEVLANGRLGSIQGTLQLDAGREEALDADWQAAGLWIQFPLRSGLDLALRGDVLDDADGVRTSGVTGFPANAGQTVVSITTTAIIRGIPSALIRPELRYDHSTLDVYDGHGDQWTVALGAAMTF
- the kdpC gene encoding potassium-transporting ATPase subunit KdpC, whose protein sequence is MRSELRPAILMVLVLSLITGVLYPLAVTGLAQALFPHQANGSLIVRGGRIVGSSWIGQSFDQPRYFWSRLSATSPAYNAGASSGSNYGPLNPALFDAVKARIDSLRAADPDAKLPVPVDLVTASGSGLDPHISPAAAEYQVARVAKARGLSRDQVESLVARHTTKRLWGVIGEPVVNVLELNLALDATSEASR
- the kdpB gene encoding potassium-transporting ATPase subunit KdpB, encoding MTSSSRKRPTFERAIIQRATLDAILKLDPRQQVRNPVMFVVFVVSVLTTVLGAQALSGHGEAPAGFILGVAAWLWFTLLFANFAEAMAEGRGKAQAESMRRARTDLMAKKLLDPADRMSITVVPAPTLRRGDTVVVAAGDVIPCDGDVIEGVASVDESAITGESAPVIRESGGDRSAVTGGTRVLSDWLVVRVTADPGETFLDRMIEMVEGARRQKTPNEIALAILLVALTLVFLFATATLLPFSLYAVKSGGGGTVVSVTVLVALLVCLIPTTIGGLLSAIGIAGMDRLLRANVMAMSGRAVEAAGDVDVLLLDKTGTITLGNRQATELIPSDGVTHEQLADAAQLASLSDETPEGRSIVVLAKERYGLRERELQATHAVFVPFTAQTRMSGVDLDGRAIRKGSAEAVQSWVAGKGGEFPVAVRNVVETVAREGATPLVVAEGSRVLGVIRLKDVVKGGIRDRFAQLRKMGISTVMITGDNPLTAAAIAAEAGVDDFLAEATPEAKLRLIRKHQEGGKLVAMTGDGTNDAPALAQADVAVAMNTGTQAAKEAGNMVDLDSNPTKLIEIVETGKQLLMTRGALTTFSITNDVAKYFAIIPAAFAATYPSLGALNIMHLATPQSAILSAVIFNALIIVALIPLALRGVRYRPLGASAVLQLNLLIYGVGGLIVPFIGIKLIDMLLVALRLT
- the kdpA gene encoding potassium-transporting ATPase subunit KdpA, coding for MSPVLIELVAYVVVLLLAAKPLGLFMARVLEGHRTWLSPVLGPLERLCYRLTGVNPSAEMGWKRYAGAVLFFNFAGLLVVYALQRLQHLLPLNPQHLAAVTPDSAFNTAVSFATNTNWQGYAGETTMSYLTQMLGLGVQNFVSAASGIAVLAAFVRGFARHSSATIGNFWADLVRTTLYILLPLSFVLALALVSQGVVQTFAPYVTAHVVEPVAGPDGKPITDQILALGPAASQIAIKQLGTNGGGFFNANSAHPFENSTPLSCFLELLAILLISGALCYSFGRMVRDTRQGWAVLAAMTAVMVACLVIAQWSEQAGNPRLTPLGADQVASLTQPGGNMEGKEARFGIGLSSLWAVTTTCASNGSVNSMHDSFTPLGGMIPMWLIQLGEVIYGGVGSGLYGMLAFAIIAVFVAGLMVGRTPEYIGKKIQSYEMKMASLMVLLPPAVVLVGTAISVVAPAGLKTIFNPGIHGFSEVLYAFSSSANNNGSAFAGLNANTPWYNGMLGIAMFVGRFWLKIPALAIAGSLAAKKSVPAGAGTLPTHTPLFVVLLIGTVLVVGALTFFPALALGPIVEHLVMVGGRP
- the kdpF gene encoding K(+)-transporting ATPase subunit F, producing the protein MNLLYVIAFVIALLLFLYLAYALFRPERF
- a CDS encoding sensor histidine kinase KdpD, whose amino-acid sequence is MNRPSRPDPDILLKRLHHEEHLARRAKLKIFFGASAGVGKTFAMLVEAHERKRSGTDVVVGLVETHGRRETEALLDGLDVVPRLDLDYRGTRLTEFDLDGALRRRPALLLVDELAHTNAPGSRHARRWQDVLELLDAGIEVYTTLNVQHVESLNDVVAQITGITVRETVPDSVIDRADEIELVDLPPDDLLQRLREGKVYVPDQAARATESFFRKGNLIALRELALRQTAQRVDAQMESYRLAQGIAEPWPVRERILVCIGNPESGVRLVRSVRRMAAALKAEWIAVHVETPGQVGAAQMVRDHIIDVMGLAEDLGAETNVLTGLRVSDEILAFARVRNVSRIVVGKPSRPRWQELLFGSLVNTLVRDSGDVDVYVMRGEEDETEPALEPRPPRPIRWRGYAGSIPIALAFTLVAFAMYGHFDLSNIAMVYLLGVVVAAAAFGRGPAFVTALLSVGLFDFLFVPPRYTFAVHDTEYIITFGVMLVVGAVIGSLTARKREQTEADRQLEGRSSALYHLSRELAARRGVADLMQTAVSHVSQVFDSRVAILLPGPHDRVEVGAGDRTLFGNVDHERGVAQWAFDHAQPAGLGTPTLPGSAALHLPLIGSEAPVGILAVRPADPQRLRDPERIQLLRTFANQIALALERARLVEQAERAEIEVEAERTRNALLSSVSHDLRTPLAAILGAATSLRDDAGRLPAETRHELADTIADEATHLNRLVGDLLDVTRLESGALPLHRDWHSVQELVGVALGRLEAQIGSRVVRLDLSPELPLVSLDDVLFGQVLINLIENALRYSPESSPIEISARIEGGELVLEVADRGPGLPPGEESKVFDKFYRGDGPAKRGGVGLGLTISRGIVEAHDGTLTAENRPGGGACFRIRLPASADAPLVEPESRERS